In the genome of Maribacter forsetii DSM 18668, the window TTGACTTTCAATTTTGGCGATCTCTCCACCAATATCTGGCATCACAAAGAAATCTTTATCCTGCTCACCAGAAATATAATTAACCCCTTTATCGGTCAATTCTATTTGGTTGTTCTTCTCGTCGATTACAAACAATAAATCTTCATCAACAACCGGCATTTCCCTGTTGTTGTCTTGCATGTAATAATTTTCTGTTTTTTGAAGCAATTGCTTAACACCCTCTTCACTCAAGAATTTAATTAATGCCTTGTTCTTTGGTAGACCACGGTAAACTCTTAATAATAAGAATCCGCCTTCTTTAGTGTCACCTTCCGCAATTAATTTTTTAGCCTCTGCCAAAACTCCTGTTAAATGCTGACGTTGCTTTCTAACGATCTCGTCAACCTTTGGTTTTAGTTCATTGAATTCATGGCGGTCACCCTCTGGTACCGGACCAGATATAATCAATGGTGTACGAGCATCATCTACCAATACAGAATCGACCTCATCTACCATGGCATAATTATGTGGGCGTTGTACCAAATCTTTTGGTGTGTGCGCCATATTATCCCTTAAGTAGTCAAAACCGAATTCATTATTAGTACCGTAGGTTATATCCGCATTGTAAGCTGCACGTCTACCATCAGAATTTGGTCTGTGGTAATCTATACAATCTACAGAAAGTCCATGAAATTGAAATATAGGTGCCATCCAAGCACTATCTCTTTTTGCTAAGTAATCATTTACAGTTACCAAATGGGCACCGTTACCACTTAAAGCATTTAAGTACAATGGCAATGTTGCAACTAGGGTTTTACCTTCACCCGTTTGCATCTCTGCAATTTTACCTTGGTGCATGGCAATACCACCAATAAGCTGTACATCATAATGCACCATGTCCCAAGTAACTTCTTTACCGGCAGCATCCCAAGAATTTTTCCAAACTGCATTGGTGCCTTCAAGAGTAACATAGTCTTTAGTACCTGACAAAGTTCTGTCATATTCTGATGCTGTCACCTCTAAGGTTTCGTTATTGGCGAAACGCTTGGCAGTTTCCTTTACAACGGCAAAAGCTTCAGGAAGTATCTTATTTAAAGTCTCTTCAGAAATCGTATAAGCTTCTTCTTTTAACTTATCTATTTCTGTATAAATGTCTTCGTTTTTATCAATGTCTGTAGAGTTCTTTACCTCTTCTTCCAAAGCACTGATCTGATCGGTTTTTTCTTTGATAGATTCTTGAATAGCCTTCTTGAAATCTATTGTTTTCTGTCTAAGTTCGTCATGACTAAGACTTTCTAATTTTGATTCGAACGACTTTATCTGGTCTACTAAAGGCTGTAATTCCTTTACATCTTTTTGTGATTTATCACCAACGAATGCCTTTAGGATGGAATTAATGAAACTCATATATTTTAATCTATTAGAATTGAAGCTTTTCTGACTAATATATTAGCTAGAATAGCTTTCAAAATATTTTATAATCGACAATTGTAATCGATGCTGTTAAAGAGCAAAAGGTATTCCAGTCTTGATTTTTCGACCAAATTACCTAAGAACCTGTCAAAATTACATAAAAAAAAAGCCTCCGAGGAGACTTTTTAGTAGTTATTATGATATCGAATATTAATATTCGTCCTCGTTCCAGAGGTAGTCTTCTTCCGTTGGATAGTCAGGCCAGATCTCTTCGATAGATTCATATATTTCGCCACCTTCTTCTTCCATAGATTGTAAATTTTCTACAACTTCAAGAGGGGCTCCAGTTCTGATGGAGTAATCTATTAACTCATCTTTACTTGCCGGCCAAGGTGCATCACTTAAATAAGATGCTAATTCTAATGTCCAATACATAGTAATAGTTTAATTTTAATTTTTTGCAAAAGTAATTTTTAAATTGTAACAGCAAAATAAATAGTAATAAATTTCAGCTTATCAATATATTTTTCTGCATTTATAAATTGATAACGAATAAATTACGGATTTATTAGTCCTTTTTTTTAGGAACCCATTTTATTTCATTTGCTTGTAAATCATAGGACAATTTTCGTGCCAATACAAAGAGATAATCTGAAAGTCTATTTATAAAAGATAACACATTTTTATCAAATGGTTCATTTTGGTGCAATAAAGTTGAAATACGCTCAGCCCTTCTGCATACCGTACGGGCAATATGACAGTATGACACGGTTGTATGACCACCAGGTAGAATAAAATGGGTCATTTGCGGTAATTGCGAATCCATTTGATCAATAGCGTCCTCCAAAAAGTTGATTTCAGCAGTACCTACTTTTGTTATTTTTAAACGCTCCGTACCATTTTTAAGCATTTCCTTTTCTGGATTTGTAGCTAAAATAGCTCCAATGGTAAACAAATGTTCTTGAATTGCAATGAGTTGATGCTGGTATATAGGATCAATATCTTGATCTCTAATAAGTCCGATCCAAGAATTTAACTCATCTACGGTACCATAACTGTCAATTCGCATATGATGCTTTGGTACACGTGTGCCACCAAATAGTCCGGTAGTGCCATCATCTCCTGTTTTGGTATATACTTTCATTTTATATATGGTGCAAAGTAATGTTGAGATTATTTAATAATGATAGTGAGAATTATTGCAGTTAAAATTTTGAACGATTAGTTCTCTTTCTTGTCTTTGCGTTCATAATCACCCATAAACTTTCTTGATTTGCGGTCTTTAGATTTTCCTTTACTGGTAATACGTATGGCTAAGTAGATAGCGAAAACGACACCAAGGGTAATGTATATAGTATTACTGCTCATTAAGATTTGCTTTAGTCTAAAATTACTGGTTTATATCCGTATTTTAAAATGTTCCTTTGCTTGTTCTCTTCTAAAAAATACGGCGCCACAATAAAACATATCTATTGTGACCTTAATATGATTTTCTGCTTTAAGATTTTTCCAAATTTCTAGATTTTTTTTGTTTTTATGTATTCCGTCTAAAAGAAGCATGCAGTCGTTAGATAGCGTATTTAGATTTATACTTTTTAAATCATTGATGTTTGCAAGAATAATATCTGGATTATTTTCAACGGTAGATATATTAGAACAATGTTGTTTAATGAGTTCTTCGGATGTGTTATAATCACCCACTAGAAAAATAGACTTGTAATTAAAGTAGTCTATACTCTTAATAAGGACTTTTAAGGTAATGGGAAGTTTTAATTCTCTTTTCGTATAAAGACAGTTGGTAATGTATTCATACACAAATGGCGAATGAATTCCGTGCTGATTATTAGACGTAAGAAGAAATTTAATATAGGATATAAAACGAAACACTAGTTACCTTTTCAAATTTTGTCAAAAGTAAAGATTGTCATTGAACTTGAGTTTGATTTTTGAATTTGACTTTGTATTTTAAAAAGTAGGTAATGGTAAGAAATGGGGTAGCTAGGATGTGGGGCGAAAAGGAAATTGAACTGTTGTATTAAGAAAGTTTAGCGCTGTTCATTTTTGTTGAGAATTTTAAAGCTTTGATTACTCTATTGTTTTTGTTCTTATATAATCTAGCAACCTCGATTGTATTTTTAGTTTCAATAGTTGGAACAACCATATCATTACTTTCAATTGTTTCAACCATCTCAACGTGTACAGTTTCGATCTCTACAGAAACGTTCTCATTGTTAGATTGTGCCTGAGCGAAGAAACAAGTGAAGAAAAGAGCGGTTAAAAGAATAATTGATTTCATAATATTTGTTTTACACTGCTAAAGTACAGGCAAGACAAAACATATTTTGCCGCTCGTCGTTGGGCATCATTTAACTATAGACGAATGGTAAAGAGGCGTCGTTAATTAATTTTATGGAAAATCAGAAGTCAACTGCCCTCTAGATGTTATAGTTCGCTCAGTTACCGTAGGTATTGGTGTTGCCTGCTTATGTGTTTACGCTGCAGATATTAGAAGGGGAATGTATGCTGCCAGGTTAAACGGTTTGCTTGAACCAGATTTTTAAACTTAAGCTTGAGTTTGAGCTTGAGTTTGAGTTTTGAGTTTGTATTTGAATTTGAACTTGATTCTTGAACTTGATATTTGTGTTTGTATTTTAAAAAGTAGGTAATGGTAAGAAATGGGGTAGGTAAGATGTGGGGCGAAAAGGGAATCGAATTATTGTATTAAGAAAGTTTAGCGCTGTTCAATTTTGTTGAGAATTTTAAAGCCTTGATTACTCTGTTGTTTTTGTTCTTATATAATCTAGCAATCTCAATAGTGTTTTCAGTTTCAATAGTTGGAACAACGATATCATTACTTTCAATTGTTTCAACCATCTCAACTTGTACAGTTTCGATCTCTACAGAAACATTCTCGTTGTTAGCTTGTGCCTGAGCGAAGAAACATGTGAAGAAAAGAGCGGTTAAAAGAATAATTGATTTCATAATATTTGTTTTACACTGCTAAAGTACAGGCAAGTCCAAACATATTTTGCCGCTTGTCGTTGGGCATCATTTAACTATAGACGAATGGTAAAGAGGCATCGTTAATTAATTTTATGGAAAATCAGAAGTCAACTGTCCTCTAGATATTATTGTTCGCTCAGTTACCGTAGGTATTGATGCTGCCTGCTTATATGTTTATGCTGCAGATATTAGTAAAGTAATGTATGCTGCCAGGTTAAACGGTTTGCTTGAACCAGATTTTTGAACTTAAGCTTGGGTTTGAGTTTGAGTTTGAGTTTGTATTTGAACTTGAGCTTGAGCTTGAGCTTGAGCTTGAACTTGATTCTTGAACTTGATATTTGTGTTTGTATTTTAAAAAGTAGGTAATGGTAAGAAATGGGGTAGGTAAGATGTGGGGCGAAAAGGAAATTGAATTATTGTATTAAGAAAGTTTAGCGCTGTTCAATTTCGTTGAGAATTTTAAAGCTTTGATTACTCTATTGTTTTTGTTCTTATATAATCTAGCAATCTCAATAGTGTTTTCAGTTTCAATAGTTGGAACAACAATATCATTACTTTCAATTGTTTCAACCATCTCTACTTGTACAGTTTCGATCTCAATAGAAACGTTCTCATTGTTAGCTTGTGCCTGAGCGAAGAAACATGTGAAGAAAAGAGCGGTTAAAAGAATAATTGATTTCATAATATTTGTTTTACACTGCTAAAGTACAGGCAAGCCCAAACATATTTTGCCGCTCGTCGTTGGGCATCATTTAACTATAGACGAATGGTAAAAATCATTCGCCTACGGTTTATGTAGTTATAAAATCTATTTGGAATTAAGTGATTATTGAAGTCTAACCTTCCATTAATGCAGAAAGCTCAAACCAACGTTCTGTTTTGGTTTCTATGGCATCGGTAACTTCTTTAAGCTCAATGGATAGGTTCTTGATATCATCGCCACTTAAAGAGCTATCAGTGAATTTTTCTTGTAATACTACTTTAGATTTTTCCAATTTTTGAATCTCTCTTTCTAACTTCTTATACTCTTGCTGTTCTGCGTATGAGATTTTTGGCGAAGCATCCGGTTCTTTCCAATTGGTCTTTGTAGTTGTTTGCGTTTCTTTTTGCTCTCTCTTTTCTAAAATCTGACTGTCTTCATATGCTCTATAGTCAGAGTAGTTGCCAGGGAAATCTTCAACAACCGCATCACCTCTAAATACAAATAGGTGATCTACGATCTTATCCATAAAGTAACGGTCGTGAGAAACAACCATTAAACATCCTTGGAAATCCATTAAGAAGCTTTCCAATACATTCAATGTAACAATATCTAAATCGTTGGTAGGTTCATCTAATATTAAGAAATTAGGATTCTGTATCAATATGGTACATAGGTACAACCGTTTACGCTCACCACCACTTAGCTTATCAACAAAATCATACTGTTTTTTTCTGTCAAAAAGAAAACGCTCCAATAACTGCTGTGCAGAAATCTGTCTGCCTTTCATTAGCGGAATGTAATCTCCAAATTCGCGAATAACATCGATTACTTTCTGACCTTCTTTTATTTCAATACCTTTTTGAGTGTAATACCCAAATTTGATGGTTTCTCCCACAACTACTTTACCGCTGTCCGGTTGGTCGCGTCCGCTTAAAATATTTAAGAAGGTAGATTTACCGGTACCGTTCTTGCCGATGATACCAATACGTTCTCCTTTTTGAAATACATATTCAAACTTGTCAAGAATCGGTTTATTCGGAAAAGATTTTGAAATCTTGTGTAGTTCAAGAATTTTGCTTCCCATACGCTCCATGTTCAATTCTAACTGAACTTGGTGGTCTTTTCTACGTTGACTTGCTTTGTCTTTAATAACGGCAAAATCATCTATTCTAGATTTAGACTTAGTGGTACGTGCTTTTGGTTGCCTGCGCATCCAATCTAATTCCTTCTTAAAGAGAAGCTCTGTTTTATGCTGCTCTACCGCCTCTTGCTCTATACGTGCTTCTTTCTTTTCTAAATAGTAACTGTAATTCCCTTTATATGGATATAGTTTTCCGTTTTCTAGTTCAATGATTTCATTACAAACACGTTCCAAAAAATAACGGTCATGTGTTACCATAAACAAGGTCATGTTTTCTTTCGCAAAGAACTCTTCTAACCATTCGATCATTTCTAAATCTAAATGGTTGGTAGGTTCATCTAAGACTAAAAGGTCTGGTTTGTTTATTAAGGCATTAGCCAATGCCAAACGCTTCTTTTGTCCACCAGATAGTTTGCCCACCTTGGCATTTAAATCATCTAACTTTAACTTATATAGAATCTGCTTATATTGGGTTTCAAAATCCCAAGCTTCAAAGCGGTCCATTGCTTCAAATGCTTTTTGGTAGGCATCTGCCTCTTCAATATTTAAAAGCGCTTTTTCATAGTTTTTAATAACTTGTAATACCTCGTTGTCAGATGCAAAAATAGTTTCTTCTACAGTTAGGTTTGGGTCCATAACCGGCTCTTGCGCCAAAAAGGAAACCCGTGTAGATTTACGGTAATTTACCTGACCGGAATCGGGAGTATCTGCACCCGATAGTATATTAAGAATCGATGTTTTTCCTGTACCGTTTTTAGCGATCAAGGCAATTTTTTGGTCTTTGTTGATACCAAAAGATAGGTTGTCAAAAAGAACATGTTCGCCATAGGCTTTCGAAATATTTTCAACGGTAAGTAGGTTCATGTAGGGTAACTTAATTTTATTTTTTACTTAGTTGTTTACTCTTAAAATAATAAATGAGGTAAACATAGCGAATAGCTAATGCTAGTAAAACGATGATTAATAATATGGAAAACACTTGAATTTTAAACATCCACAGCATACAAGTGATACCCAATAATATGGTTAAAAATATGATGTAAGTAATCATCCATGATGGAATCTGTTTTTTGATTACTATAAATGCTATGATAATGTTTGGTGCAAATGCCCAAAGGGAATTGAAGTTGGCTTTGGTGGCTAAATGATCTGTTGCAAACCACAGGAATAATATAAGTACACCTGCTAGTCCGGTTACAGTAAATAACCCGAAGTCTAACCATTTATTTCTGCGAAGATTTTTATAATCCGTATACGTAATGTAGCAGACCAAAAGCAATACTATGCTTAGCCAAAATAAAGGGGTTAAAAATAGGGGAGACCTATCTTCTTGTTCTGGTATGTCTAATAATAGAGTTTCCTTTTTAACTATAGGTTTGCCATCTAAAGTGGTGTGCTTCATTTGCTCATACACATAAATAGGTAAGAACAAATGCTCGTAAGGCGATGCCTCTCTATCAATTACAGAGCCTAAAGCTAAATCAATACCAAAATTGGACCACGAATTCGGATTCAATTTTAGACGAATCAACTCCCTAAATGTTAATTGCTCTTCTAGGTGGTTATAATCGAATTTAAAGGTATTACCCAAAGTTTTTTCAAATACCAGAGGTATTCTAGTGGCACAATTATCGAACAAAAAGTCATACTTATACTTCTTGTTCTCGGGCAGTAAGTTGTGCTCTAAAAAAGTGATAATATTATTGCGCTGTTCTAAATTGACATCTAGCTCTTGTTCCCTTATCCATCGTTTTTCTTGCTGGTAAGAGTACTCAAAATACTTGAACGGAATTCTAGAAATGGTGTATGATAGTTTACCACGTGTAAAGTTCAGATAGAAATTAGGATCTTCAAAATCGTAAGTTCCGTAACCGTAAACTTCGTCAATACCTAGAGTTGGGTCCTGTAGTCTTATAGCGCTATGCCCAAATTTGGCTGCTAAATCTTCACCTGTACCAACGGTCAATAAGCTGATTTTTGATAATGGTGATAGTTGTGCATTTTGAGCAAGACTCAAAGATGCAGTAAAAAAGAGTACTAAAAGAAATGTGATTTTTCTGAACATATTTTTACTAGTTCATAGCAACTGCAAAGATGCAAATAATAACAGACTTGAAGTAGGTTGGATTTTTTAAATTTCTCTCAATTAACTTTTTAAAGATTGAATGGTTTAGAAATAAGTATTTAGCTGAAATGGTGATAGTAGATTAGGCAATATTATTTCGGTTCTGATTGTCAATTTTATTTATTGCTTTGATTTTATATTTTTTATGCGCTACAAGTGTAACAATTACCAAAGAGAAGCATCTTTAAGATAATTCATCAATCAATCATCTTATGCAGAAGCTGTCTTTTCTATCTTTTTTTATTTTTTATGTGTTATTTACTTTGCAAGTCCAAGGGCAAACTAAACATAAAAGCCAAATTGATTCTTTGTTAGAGGTTTGTTATCAGCGTGGTATTTTCAATGGTAACGCTTTAATCTTAAACCAAGGGCAATATATTTATAGTGGAAGTAAAGGCTTTACAGATGGAAGTAAAACTCATGAGCTTAACAAAAAATCAGTTTTTGATATTGGATCAATTTCTAAGGAGTTCAATGCTGTTGCCATTATGATGTTAAAGGAAAAGGGCTTATTAACTTTAGATGATAAAATTTCGAAATATGAATTGGGATTTCCTGATTGGTCAAATAATGTTACTATTAAAAACCTTTTACAATATACTAGTGGTTTACCTTTAATTGACTGGGAAAATACACATGGGGATAATGATATTTATCAAAATTTAAAATATCTAAAAGTTTTAGAGTTTGAGCCGGGAAAAGGGTATCTCTATAGTAATAATAACATATTTGTTCAACGGCTCATTATTGAAAAGGTTGTTGGTAAATCTTTTAACGAATTTTTACTTGAAGATATTCTAGAGCCTTTAAATATGAATAATTCCGTTATTGACCATCAATATGCTAACTCTAATTTTGTAAGAGGGTTTAATAGTAATGAAGTTAATGATCACGAATTGGAATTGAAAATGTCTGGTTGGGTATGCCCGTCAATTGGCGATTTGGAAATTTGGACCACAAAACTAATGTCTAATAAAATTATTTCTAAAGAGTCATTATACTCGCTTTTTGAAGCTTATTCAGATGAAAGTCAATCTGCTTTAGGTAATGGTAAATTTAAAAATGGAGAGTTGATTAGTTACGAACATCATGGCTCATCAATGAATTATGAGTCTATTGTACATTTCAATTTAACGGATAATTCTTCGATAATTTTAATGACAAATAGTAAGAGTTTAAAAATTGGAGAAATTCGAGAGGCGATTACTCAAATTTTAAATGATAAAGACTTTTATATACCACAAAAATCTGTGTATTTAACTATACGAGAAAAAACTTATAATGATGTGGACAAAGGGATTGCTTATTATAATAGTTTAAAGGAGTCGGATTTTAGTACTTATAACTTTTCAGATAAATGGGAGCTTGCACGTTTGTCATACAAGTTATTTGAAATGGATAAAAATAAAGATGCACATAAAATCTTAAAATTGCTAGTTTCGGAATTGCCGTCTGAATCAGAAGAAGCATTACAATTTTTAGGGTCAAGAATGTTAAATGAGAACCAAGTAGGTAAAGCCATTTCTATATGTGAATTGATGGTATCTAAATTCCCTTCTGATAAATCTTATAGTGGCTTAGGTGATGCATTTTTTAAAAATAAGGAAATAAAAGAAGCTCTTAATAATTATAATAAATCCTTGGAAATCAATCCGGACAATGAAAATTCTAAAAAAATGATTTCGAAAATAGAAAAAATGTAGCTTTTTTAATTACTTGTTATTAAGCAAACAAGTAAACGTTAAAACAAAAGCCACCTAAAATAGGTGGCTTAAAAAATATGTGCTAAAAAAGTACTACTGAACTTATGAAATGGTTACCACCAAATCATCTTGCTTTACCATACTACCTTCTTTTAAACTAATTGATGCTACTTTACCAGATTTAAATGCGGTAACCGTAGTTTCCATTTTCATGGCTTCAATAACGAATAAAGGATCGTTCTCTTTTACTTCTTGGCCTTTCTTGACCAAAACTTTATATAGAGACCCTTGTAATGGCGCTCCAATCTGATCATCATTTGCTGGGTCTATTTTTTCGTTTTCTTCAATTTTTAGATTTAAGGAAGTATCTAAAACATCAACGAATCTATTTTCCCCGTTTACCTGAAAGAATACGGTTCTCATACCTAACTCATTCGGTATACCTACAGAAAGTAATCTTACGATTACAGTCTTACCTGGTTCTAATTCTATTAAGGTTTCTTCACGAAGTTTCATGCCATAGAAGAAATGCTTTGTTTGTACCAATGCTAGGTTACCGTATAGTTTATAATTTTCATGTGCTTTTTCAAACACTTTTGGGTATAGGGTATACGAAAGAAAATCTTCCATTTCTATAGCACGTGTAAATCCTTTTTGAAACTTCTTTTTAAAGGCTTTGAATTCCTTATCGAAATCTGTTGGTGCTAGATGAGCATTCGGTCTATTTGTATAAGGCTTCTTGTTTTTAAGAATGATTTTTTGAAGCTTTTTAGGAAATCCGCCAACGGGCTGACCTAAATCTCCCATAAAGAAACTAATAACAGAATCTGGGAACGATATTTCCTCACCACGTGTCATGACGTCTTCTGTAGTAAGTTCGTTCGTAACCAAAAATATGGCCATATCGCCAACAACTTTTGAACTTGGAGTTACCTTGATCAGGTTTCCAAAAAGTTTATTTACATCGGCATACATTTTCTTTACTTCATCAAATCTATCGCCAAGACCTAATGCTGTTGCTTGCGGGCGTAAGTTTGAATACTGTCCGCCAGGTATTTCATGACCATAGACTTCTGCAGTACCAGATTTTAATCCGGATTCAAAAGGATAATATAACTCTCTTGTATCTTCCCAGTAGTTAGAAAACTGATTCAGCTTCGGCATATCAAACTCATGTGCCCTTGGCTGACCCTTCATCATTTCAACTACCGAATTAAAGTTGGGCTGAGATGTTAAGCCGGATAATCCGCCCAATGCAACATCAACAACATCAACACCTGCTTCAATTGCTTTTAAGTAGGTAGTTGTTTGTAGTGAAGAAGTATCATGTGTATGTAAATGAATAGGTAGCTTAACCGTGTCTTTTAACGCGGTTACCAATTCCGTAGCAGCATACGGCTTTAAAAGTCCCGCCATATCTTTTATAGCAATCATATGCGCACCGGCATTTTCTAGGTCTTTTGCAAGTTGCGTATAATATTTTAAGTTGTATTTGGTTTCGTTTACATTAAGAATATCTCCTGTATAACTCAACGCTGCTTCGGCAATACCGCCAGTTTTGTTTCGTACGTAGTTAATACTAGGTTCCATAGCTTTCACCCAATTGAGCGAATCAAAAATCCTGAATATATCTACGCCGTTTTCCCAAGATTTCTCAACGAATTTTTCAATCAAATTATCTGGGTATGCCTTGTAACCAACTCCGTTTGAGCCTCTAAGAAGCATTTGAAATAATATATTAGGTACAGCTTTGCGTAGTTCACGTAGCCTAGTCCACGGACTCTCATGTAAGAATCGCATACTCACATCAAAAGTTGCACCGCCCCAAACTTCCATACTAAATGTGTTTGGGTGATTTTTGGCATAACTCTCCGCTACGCGCAACATATCATACGTGCGCATTCTTGTTGCCAATAAAGATTGATGGGCATCGCGCATGGTGGTGTCCGTATAATGAATCTTCTTTTCATCCATTAACCAAGCACAAAATTTCTCCGGACCCATTTCGGTCAGCATATCTTTTGTTCCCTTCGGATGAGCTTCTAACGGATTGAATTTTGGAACCTTCGCGTTTCTAAAAACTTTGTTTTCGTCTATATATTTAACATCAGAATTACCATTGACAATTACCTCTGCCAAAAAGTTCACCACCTTAGAGGTTCTATCTTGAGAAAGTTTTATATCAAATAGGGCAGGGGTGTTCTGTATAAAGTTTACCGTAACCTTGCCATCCTTAAAAGTAGGATGCTGAATTACGTTCTGTAAGAAATGAATATTGGTTTCAACACCTCTAATTCTAAACTCTTTTAATGCACGTACCATTTTACGTGTAGCGCCATCTAGTGTTCTACCGTGCGAGGAAACTTTTACCAACATGGAATCAAAAAACGGACTCACCTGATAGCCTTGGTAAATACTACCTGCATCTAAACGAATACCCATACCAGAGGCACTTCTATACGTAGTCACTGTGCCGTAATCCGGGGTAAAATTATTAACCGGGTCTTCAGTAGTTAATCTACATTGAAGGGCAAAGCCATACGTAGCAATGGTCTCTTGACCATATATTTTTATTTGCTGGCTATCTAATTTGTAATTACCGGCAACGAATATCTGTGTTTTTACCAAATCAATACCGGTAACCATTTCTGTAACCGTATGTTCAACTTGTATTCTTGGGTTTACTTCGATAAAATATATGTTGTCATCAGGATCTACTAAAAACTCTACCGTTCCAATATTGTTATAGTTGACCTCTTTGGCAATGTCAACGGCATATTTGTAAAGATTCTGTTTTACTTCTTCACTGACATTATGCGAAGGTGCAATTTCTACTACTTTTTGATGACGACGTTGAACAGAACAGTCACGTTCATGCAAGTGGCGAATATTACCGTGGTTATCGGCTACGATCTGTACTTCTATATGTTTAGGGTCTTCTACATATTTTTCAAGAAACATGGTGTCATCGCCAAAAGCGTTTAATGCTTCGTTACGGGCAGAATCAAAATTCATTTCTAGATCTTCATCTTTTCTAATGATTCGCATACCACGGCCACCACCACCAGAGGCGGCTTTTAGCATTATCGGGTATCCTATGGTTGCGGCTTCAGCCAATGCGACTTTTAAAGATGTCAGTTTCTTTTTATTGCTTTCAATAATGGGAACATTACATTTTACAGCAACTTTTTTGGCGGTAATTTTATCCCCAAGAGCATCCATCACTTTTGGATCTGGACCAATGAAAATAATACCGTTAGCGGCACATTGTCTTGCAAATTCAGAGTTTTCAGATAAGAAGCCGTATCCTGGGTGAATGGCGTCTACATTTTTAGCCTTTGCCAAAGCTATAATCTGCGGAATGTCCAAATAAGGTTTTAATGGCTGATTGTCTTCACCTATTTGGTAAGATTCATCGGCTTTGTTCCGGTGTTGAGAATAGCGGTCTTCATAAGTATAAATGGCAACTGTTTTAATGTTTAGCTCTGTACAGGCACGTAATACACGAATTGCAATTTCACTTCTGTTGGCTACTAAAACCTTTTTAATCTTCATTTTTTGGCAATGTATTTAATGGTTAGTATTTATAAATATTTGTTATAAAACTTCAATTTTCTTCTGAAATTGTTACAAAGGCTATAATTTAATTCTAAAATATCAACTAAACAAT includes:
- a CDS encoding pyruvate carboxylase, with amino-acid sequence MKIKKVLVANRSEIAIRVLRACTELNIKTVAIYTYEDRYSQHRNKADESYQIGEDNQPLKPYLDIPQIIALAKAKNVDAIHPGYGFLSENSEFARQCAANGIIFIGPDPKVMDALGDKITAKKVAVKCNVPIIESNKKKLTSLKVALAEAATIGYPIMLKAASGGGGRGMRIIRKDEDLEMNFDSARNEALNAFGDDTMFLEKYVEDPKHIEVQIVADNHGNIRHLHERDCSVQRRHQKVVEIAPSHNVSEEVKQNLYKYAVDIAKEVNYNNIGTVEFLVDPDDNIYFIEVNPRIQVEHTVTEMVTGIDLVKTQIFVAGNYKLDSQQIKIYGQETIATYGFALQCRLTTEDPVNNFTPDYGTVTTYRSASGMGIRLDAGSIYQGYQVSPFFDSMLVKVSSHGRTLDGATRKMVRALKEFRIRGVETNIHFLQNVIQHPTFKDGKVTVNFIQNTPALFDIKLSQDRTSKVVNFLAEVIVNGNSDVKYIDENKVFRNAKVPKFNPLEAHPKGTKDMLTEMGPEKFCAWLMDEKKIHYTDTTMRDAHQSLLATRMRTYDMLRVAESYAKNHPNTFSMEVWGGATFDVSMRFLHESPWTRLRELRKAVPNILFQMLLRGSNGVGYKAYPDNLIEKFVEKSWENGVDIFRIFDSLNWVKAMEPSINYVRNKTGGIAEAALSYTGDILNVNETKYNLKYYTQLAKDLENAGAHMIAIKDMAGLLKPYAATELVTALKDTVKLPIHLHTHDTSSLQTTTYLKAIEAGVDVVDVALGGLSGLTSQPNFNSVVEMMKGQPRAHEFDMPKLNQFSNYWEDTRELYYPFESGLKSGTAEVYGHEIPGGQYSNLRPQATALGLGDRFDEVKKMYADVNKLFGNLIKVTPSSKVVGDMAIFLVTNELTTEDVMTRGEEISFPDSVISFFMGDLGQPVGGFPKKLQKIILKNKKPYTNRPNAHLAPTDFDKEFKAFKKKFQKGFTRAIEMEDFLSYTLYPKVFEKAHENYKLYGNLALVQTKHFFYGMKLREETLIELEPGKTVIVRLLSVGIPNELGMRTVFFQVNGENRFVDVLDTSLNLKIEENEKIDPANDDQIGAPLQGSLYKVLVKKGQEVKENDPLFVIEAMKMETTVTAFKSGKVASISLKEGSMVKQDDLVVTIS